CTATCGCCGTCATTTTTCGGGCTCCTGATCTGGGAGCCATATCGGGCCGCTGGGTCTACCTCGCGCTGTTTGCGGTGAACCTTGCTCTTACAGCTTACTTCGGCCCCACACTTTCCGCGCGCACCGAACGGCGCGCCTCTCATCCATCGTCGAGGAAACATCATGTCCTTTAAGCGTCATTGGCTGGCTTTGGCCATCGTCATCCTTGCATCATTCGCCGTTCTTGGAGGAGTCGGGCGGCAGATGATCAGCGAAGCTCCACCACTCCCCGATGTATATAGTACGGACGGGCAACTACTCTTTACTGGCAGTTCCATTACCGATGGTCAGGGAGTCTGGCAATCGATCGGTGGTCAGGAGATTGGCACGGTATGGGGCCACGGCGCCTATGTTGCTCCTGACTGGAGTGCCGACTGGTTGCATCGTGAGTCTGAGATCCTGCTCAACATCTGGGCGAATCAGGCGGGAGCCGCAGACTTTGCATTGTTAAACCTGGATCAGCAGGCTGTTCTGAAGGCTCGCCTGATTCGCGTAATGCGTGCCAACACCTATGACAAGGCTCAGAACCGCGTCACGATTGGTCCGGAGCGCGTGGCAGCGTATCGGCAGTTGTCGAGCTACTACGCGAACGTCTTCGCCAATGGTCGCAAAGAGTACGCGATTCCTCAGAAGGCTTTGACGGATCCTGTGAAAGCGCGCCAGATGGCGAACTTCTTCTGGTGGACCTCCTGGGCTGCAAGTACCGAGCGTCCTGGCTCGGCCACAACATACACCAACAATTGGCCACATGAGCCGCTGGTGGGAAATCAACCTACCTCCGGCGCGATCCTGTGGAGCGTGATCAGCTTCGTACTACTGCTAGCGAGTATTGGCGGGCTTGTCTGGTGGTACTCCTCGCAGGAGAAAGCTGTAAGCCACCTCGTGCTTCCGAAAACAGACCCATTCCTGGGGATGCAGGCAACACCATCGCAGAAGGCAACGATGAAGTACTTCTTCGTCGTAGTGATTCTGTGGGGTGTGCAGATCCTGATGGGTGTTATCACTGCGCACTATGGCGTTGAAGGCCAGGGATTCTATGGATTCCCGCTGGATCGATATCTGCCTTATTCCATCACCCGCACCTGGCATCTGCAGATAGCTATCTTCTGGATTGCGACCTCGTGGCTTGCTACGGGATTGTATGTGGGACCCGCGGTTACGGGCTATGAGCCAAAGGGCCAGCGCATAGGCGTCAATATACTTTTTGCTGCGCTCATTCTTGTCGTTGGCGGATCGCTTGCGGGAGAGTGGTTTGGCATCCAGCAGAAGCTCGGCAACCTGTGGTTCTGGTTCGGAAGCCAGGGATATGAGTATGTGGACCTCGGGCGCTTCTGGCAGATACTCCTCTTTGTTGGATTGGTTCTATGGCTCTTCCTGATGGGCCGCTCGCTGAAGCCCGCACTGGTCAAGCAGAGTGAGGATCGTTCTCTGCTGATTCTCTTCCTGGTCTCCAGCATCGCTATCCCACTGTTCTATGCCGCAGGGTTGATGTATGGGCAGCGTTCGCACCTGGTTACCGCCGAGTATTGGCGCTGGTGGGTTGTTCACCTCTGGGTCGAAGGCTTCTTTGAGGTATTTGCAACTGTGGTGATTGCATTCCTGTTCACCCGGATGAAGCTTATCGAAATCCGTACCGCGACCAAGGCGGTCCTCTTTTCCACGACGATCTTTCTTGCTGGCGGAATTATTGGAACCTTCCATCATCTCTACTTCACCGGGGCATCGGCTGCGGTAATCGCGCTGGGCGCTGTCTTCAGTGCGCTTGAGGTGGTTCCGCTGACGCTGGTTGGATACGAGGCATGGGAGAATATCCGGCTTACACGAGCCACCGAGAAGGCTCCCTGGATTGCGAACTACCGTTGGCCAATCTACTTCTTTGTCGCTGTATCTTTCTGGAACCTGGTGGGCGCCGGGGTGTTTGGCTTCCTCATCAATCCTCCAGTAGCTCTGTACTACATGCAGGGGCTCAACACGACTCCGGTGCACGGACATACCGCGTTGTTTGGTGTCTACGGCATGCTTGGCCTTGGGCTTACGCTGTTCTGCCTGCGCGCAATGCGTCCGGCGAGACCGTGGAAGCAAGGGGCGCTCAAAATGTCCTTCTGGTGCATCAATCTTGGGTTGGCGTTTATGGTTCTGTTTAGCATGCTGCCAGTGGGCCTGCTGCAGGTCTGGGCGTCGATCCAATACGGCACATGGTATGCGCGTTCTGCGGAGTTCATGCAGGCCGGACCCATGAATACCTTGCGCTGGCTGCGCGTTCCGGGGGATATCCTGTTTTCCATCGGAGCCGCCGCATTCGCCTGGTTTGTTCTGGGACTGCTTACCGGGCACTCGTTCGACAATCGCGGGGATGGTGAGGTTGCAGGCCGTTCCAGAGCTGCACAGGATGAGTTGGTAACGGCAGGCGATTAATCGTTCAGGAAAAATAACGAACTGTCTTTTCACCAGGAGTGCGCCGTCACGAGGTTGTGGCGGCGCATTCCTGCATTTGTGCTTTTGGGGCTATATGGGCGGAGTGAGCTTCAGCTATTGATCTGGGCGGATCGCAGCCATTCTTCCATAACTTTATGGTCGACCAGACCGGCCTGCTGCTTCACCAGATGGCCGCCATGAAAGACAGCGAAATTGGGGATGCCGCGCACATTGAATCGCCCGGCAAGCTCGGGATACCGCTCCGTATCTACCTTGAGAACAACTGCATGGCCGGCCATATCCGCAGCCACTCGGGCAACCTCGGGAGCCGCCATTCGGCACGGTCCGCACCACGCGGCCCAGAAATCCACCAGCACCGGCACGCGGGAATCTCTAACAATCTCATCGAAGAGTTCGTTGTCGACCTGTAGAGGCTCCGCGAGCGGAGGTAGGGGAACCTTGCATGCGCCACAGCGGCCTGTGTCTGCAAGATGGCTGGAGGGGATTCGATTCTTCTGCTTACAACTCTGGCATACACGAAGTACTGGCATGGATACCTACCGTAAACTCTTTAGGAGATAGGATGCAATCCGGTTGCAAGTTTGGATGGCCACGCAATTCACACTGAAAATACCAGATTCCGAGGCAAGCCGGCTCGGGAATTCCCGTGCCGGTTCCCCCCTTCAACACAGCGGTACGTTCGCGGCAAATCACAATTTCTACACGCGACTCTTTGGACCATCTTTCATCCAGGCATCATTCGGATAGACCTTGTCTACATTTTCCGGAGTCACCAACTGGTGTTGCGTGAAGATGGCTGGAGCTACGGGCCTATGGTTGAGGATGTCGTTGGCAACTTCAATCAGGCGCGCCCCGTAGGTCTCAGGAAAGTAGGCGACGGTGCAGACCAGCCGCGTTGATGCGCTTCGCATCGTTTCCCTGGCCTGAAAGCTGGCATCCTGACCGACGATCGCACACTGCTGTTCGAGGCCGACCTCCCGAAAAGCCTGCAACGCAGCCAATGCGGTGGTGTCATTCACCGCTCCAATAAGCGTACGGCGAGGCTTGCATCGGCGAAGGTGTTTCCTCATCACATTCAGCGTAGCTTCAAACCTTCCGCCCTTCGTATCGTAATGCTGGTTGGGGATCGTTTGCGCTATAGGCAGGAGTTCGCAAAGACCGTCGACCACTCCGCTGAGGCGCGTATTCAGCAGGGATCCGGCCGCGTCGACACCGAGAAGAATCAGTTGCTCGGCATGCCCATTCCAATTCTTTGTCGTCCACCGCGCAAGGTAGCGGCCGGCCATGCGCCCTGCCTTGTAATTATCCGCACCGAAATAGACCGCGCCGGGATGTGGAATATCGATGGCGATGAAGGGTATACCCGCATCCGAAAATTTTGCCGCAATCTGGGCTGCTACGCTCACATTGATCTGCGAATCAATTACCAGGTCGACCCGTTCCGCAATGAATCGATCCGCATTCTGCAAGGCTGCCGTCGCGCTGAATTTATTGTTCAGGACCAGCAGGTCCATGTTGGCGGCGCTGGCTGCCGATATCAAGCCATCCGTAACCGCGGCGGTGAAGGGCAGAAGATGGCTCTGTGACGCATAACCAATGCGAAAGCGCTTCACGCGCGTGGTACGGATGCGCGAGCGGTATCCCTGTTTGCCTGCCCGTTCCAGTATCCCTGTCTCTACAAGCGTCTCGAGGATTCTGAAGGTTGTGCCTTTGTTCAGGTGGACCTTTTCGGTGACGTTCCGCAGATCGAGAACTTCGGAGGTAGACGCGAAGGCGTTCAAAACCGAAACCGCGCGAACTATGGATTGGATCGTATAGGAGCGTTTGCGCTCGGGGTACTGTGCGTCGTCGTGTTCCATACAGCAAAACAGTCTATCACTTCTCAATTGGGGCGTCGCCATCCCCCAAATTGGGAAGAACCCTGTATCAATTCACTCTTTTTCTTCGGACTTCCGACAATAACGTTTTGTCAGGTAAAACGTACAACCTCATCCGCTTTCACTGTAGCCGACCGCTGTACACGGTGCCTATGATTCCGGGTGTCGATATGCGGTCCAAGTGGAAGGGGTCAGTGAAGAGATCTGAAATCAATATTGCAATTGCTTCTGCCATCGAATTTTTTGCGAGACATCAGTTTGCTCTTCCTCCTTTTGCAAGCTGGACTCGCGAGACATGGGCAGAACTGGATGAGGTGAGTGAATTTGCCAGCCGCGAACTCGGTTGGGATGTCACGGATTTCAATTCAGGAAATTTCGAGTCTATTGGATTGACTCTTTTTGCACTCAGAAATGGCATTCCGTCCAAGGGAAATCAATGCATGTATTCGGAAAAGATCATGCATGTACGCGAGCGGCAGGTGACGCCGCTGCATTTCCACTATAGGAAGACGGAAGACATTATTAATCGAGGCGGCAAGGGGACGGGAGACCTGGCGGTGCAGCTATATAACTCCACTGCTGACGGTGGTCTTGCCGATACTCCGGTTGTCGTAACCTGCGACGGGTTTCGCCGGCATTGCAAGGCTGGCGGAACGATCTTCCTTCGCCATGGAGAATCGATCACAATTACTCCCCGGCTCTATCACACCTTCCACGCGGTAGGCGGACCGGGCTTGATCGGCGAAGTGTCAACGTTGAATTCGGATAGCAACGATAATCACTTCTTCGAGCCTATCCCTCGATATCCTGAAGTTGTGGAGGACGAGGCTCCGCTTCGCCTCCTCTGTACCGAATACCCGGTTCCGCAGCAGTTAGCTTCTCAGCGCGTTACCAATTCCCAGGAGACCAATGGAAAAAACTCTTGAAGCCAAGCTGGCGCTTCTGCGCGCGAAGCCACACAGCGATACCTTTATTCTGGCCGATGCCAAGGATGCAGACATGGCCTTTGGTATCGCTGCTCCGGGGAAGCGAAATGATGGGCGGCCTCGATCTCTGGCGGAGTACCGCGATAAGATTCGCGAAATCGTTGCCCAGGGACTGGTTGACATTACGCTGATGTCTGCCAGTACCTCCGAGCTGCTTACGATTCAGGAGCGCATCTTCGATCGCTCTGCTGTGACGCCAGCGGTGAGAGCCAATGACACGACCGATGTTCACGTCATTCGTGGGGCGCAGTATCCTACTGCTCCCTCCCGGCCCTTCGCGTCAGCAACCATAGAACATATTCAGCATGGAAAGCTTTCTCCGAATGCAGAAGAGAGAAATGCCGGCGCGAATCTCGGTTTGTATTCGGTAACGTTTAATAACGATCCCGAGCGCGATCTGGCGACGATGGAAGCGTATAAGGCGTTTCGCATCGATGCGGAGAAGAGTGGATTCCATCACTTCCTCGAAGTCTTCGGGCCGAATGTCCCCGCTGAAGTGCATGGGCTTTCCGATGAGATGATTCCGTCATTTCTGAACGATCATATTGTTCGGCTCCTCGCCGGAGTACCTTCAAAGGCGCGGCCACGCTTTTTGAAGATTCCGTACTATGGCGCTGCGGCGATGGAGGAAATATGCACCTACGATCCATCGATGATTGTGGGTGTGCTGGGGGGATCGGCGGGAACCACGCATGACGCGTTTGCGCTTCTGCATAGCGCCAAGCAGCATGGCGCCCGAGTTGCTCTTTTCGGCAGAAAAATTAATGTCGCCGAGGATCAGCTGTTGTTTGTCGAGTATCTTCGTCATGTTGCCGACGGCGAGATCCTGCCCGCGGAGGCGGTGAAGGCTTATCACTCCGAGCTCAAGAAGGCCGGCATCGCTCCCCATCGTCCGCTGGAGTTGGACTTACAGCTCACGACCGCAATTCTGAATTACGGAAGCGCCAGCTGAGTCGATGAGTCTGAACTGCAGCGCGTAAAAAGGACCCGGATGGCAAAGCGTTACGATGTACTTTCGGTCGGCGTCGCAGCGGTGGATGACATGCTCTATGTCTCCGACTACCCGCGGCCCAATGTAAAAACGCCGCTCACCGCGGTGGAGCGGCATGGCGGCGGCCCGGCGTGCACCGCGGTTGCCGCCGTGGGGACGCTCCAGGGCCGGTCCGCATACATTGCGCGCTTTGGCGACGACGAGCTTTCGACTTACATCAAGTCAGGACTGCTCAGGCGTGGCGTTGATACTGCGCACATCATTCACGACGCAGATTCGGCGCCCTACCATAGCTTCATCGTCGTCGATCGTGTGGGAAGCCGCAATGTGTTCTTTGACGCTTCCATGTTTAAGCCGATAGCGGGCGAGGATATTCCAGAATCACTCATACAATCCGCAGAGATCGTTCTTCTCGATCACGTAGCGGATCCCGCATTGATCCAGGTTGCAGAAAAGGTCAGGAATCTGCATGTGCCCATCCTCGGCGATATTGAAGGGCAGACGGAAGACGCGCTCCGCATGGCGAATCTTGCGGATTATCTGATCGTGCCGGAGGAGTTTGCCTGCTGGGCAAGCAGTACGACGAATCCTCGCGAAGCCTGCGCCGGCTTGTCGCGAACCGGGCGCCTGGCCACGGTTGTAACCTCCGGAGCGGAGGGATGCTATTACAGCCTCGGATCCGATGCGACGATTACGCATGTTCCGGCATTTCCTGTGCAGGCGTTTGACACGAATGGCTGCGGAGATACGTTTCACGGGGCGTTCGCGCTTGGCATCGCCCGGGGCTTTTCTCCGTGGGAGGCGATAACATTTGCATCCGCCGCGGCTGCCATCAAAGCGTCTGCCGCGGGAGGCCGGCAAAGAGGCTGGGATGCGCTTCCTACGTTAGAGGATATTCTTCGTTTCCTCGGTTCGCTGCAGCGCGGTTCCGTTCCAGCAGAATTGCTGAAGAAGATTGCTGACCTGCAACTGGTGGCAACCAGCTAGCTTCCGTACGTGTAGCTGGCTGCGTATACAAGATTCAACACTGCAATGTTCCATCTTTCGTTTCAAAGGAAGGATGCTTCATGAGGATCGCCCCAATCGCTTTGCTTGTGCTCGCCGGTTTCGCTTCTGGCTGCTTGCACGGCATGGCTCAAACGAAGGCTGCAACTGCTCCGCTGAAGCAGCAGCTTCCCTGGATGAATCCCGTGCTTGACCCCGACACTCGAGCGGATCTGGTGATTCATGAGATGACGCTCGACGAGAAGATTCAGTTGGTTCATGGAGAGGGCGGCGTAGGGTATCTTCTCTCCGGGGCAACTCTCCCGAAGGGCCACAATCTTGGTGCTGGCTACGTCCCCGGCATTCCCCGGCTGCGCCTTCCAGACATCAATCTCGCGGATTCTGCCGTCGGTGTGCGCATGGGCGCTTTGCAGAGTCGATATGCAACCCTGCTTCCCTCCGTCCTTGGCATGGCTGCTAGCTGGGATACGACGGCTGCCTATTTGTACGGCTCTGTCATTGGCCGCGAGCTGCGCGACCAGGGATTCAACATGTCGATCGGAGGGGGCGTCAACCTGATTCGCGAGCCGCGTAACGGCCGCAATTTTGAGTACGCAAGTGAGGATCCCATTCTCTCCGGCGTTATGGTCGGCGAGCTGGCCCGTGGCCTCCAATCCAACCATGTCATGGGAGATCTCAAGCACTACGTGCTGAACGATCAGGAGACCGGTCGCGAGTCTCTCAACGCGGTTCTCAATCCACGCGCTCTTCGCGAGACGGATCTGCTTGCGTTTCAGATTGCGATCGGCATCGGCCAGCCGGCTGGCATCATGTGCTCCTACAACCGCGTCAATGGAGATTATGCCTGCGAGAATGATTCCAACCTGAACCATGTCCTCAAGCATGATTTTGGCTTCAAGGGGTGGGTTCTATCGGATTGGGGGGGCACGCACAGCACGGTCAAGGCTGCATTGGCCGGACTCGACCAGGAGCAGGCAGGCGGCTGGTACTTCGGTGCTCCGCTCAAGGAAGCCGTGCTTAAGGGGCAAGTTCCGCAGAGCCGCCTGGATGACATGGTGCATCGCATCGTTCGCAGCATGTTCGCGAACGGCATCGTGGATGACCCACCCGTTCGCCGTGTTGTCGATCCCTTCCGCGGTCGTGATGAGGCGCAGAAGATCGAAGAAGAGAGCATCGTCCTGCTGCGGAACGAGGGCAGCATTCTTCCGCTCTCCCGCGAACGCATTCGCAGTATTGCTGTGATCGGTGGGCATGCAGACGTTGGGGTTCTATCCGGCGGCGGCTCGGCCCAGGTGGACCCGCCCGGAGGCAATGCGATCGATCCGGCACACAGCACTCCGCTCTGGACCGATACGCCTGTCTATTTCCCATCCTCGCCGCTGCGCTGCGTGCGCGAGTTGGCGCAACCGGAGACCACGATCACCTATGACAGCGGAGCTGATCTGGCGAAGTCGGCCAGGATCGCCGCCGCCGCCCAGGTGGCTCTCGTCTTTGTAGACCAATGGATGGCCGAAGGTCACGATGCAGAGACTCTGAGCTTGCCCAATCGGCAGGATGATCTTGTCACCGCCGTAGCAGCCGCCAATCCCAACACGATTGTCGTGCTGGAGACTGGAGGCCCGGTCAAAATGCCGTGGGCTCTCCAGGTAAAAGGAATTCTCGAAGCATGGTATCCGGGAATCGGGGGCGGCCAGGCTATCGCTAATGTGCTCTTTGGCCG
This window of the Acidisarcina sp. genome carries:
- a CDS encoding nitric-oxide reductase large subunit, whose product is MSFKRHWLALAIVILASFAVLGGVGRQMISEAPPLPDVYSTDGQLLFTGSSITDGQGVWQSIGGQEIGTVWGHGAYVAPDWSADWLHRESEILLNIWANQAGAADFALLNLDQQAVLKARLIRVMRANTYDKAQNRVTIGPERVAAYRQLSSYYANVFANGRKEYAIPQKALTDPVKARQMANFFWWTSWAASTERPGSATTYTNNWPHEPLVGNQPTSGAILWSVISFVLLLASIGGLVWWYSSQEKAVSHLVLPKTDPFLGMQATPSQKATMKYFFVVVILWGVQILMGVITAHYGVEGQGFYGFPLDRYLPYSITRTWHLQIAIFWIATSWLATGLYVGPAVTGYEPKGQRIGVNILFAALILVVGGSLAGEWFGIQQKLGNLWFWFGSQGYEYVDLGRFWQILLFVGLVLWLFLMGRSLKPALVKQSEDRSLLILFLVSSIAIPLFYAAGLMYGQRSHLVTAEYWRWWVVHLWVEGFFEVFATVVIAFLFTRMKLIEIRTATKAVLFSTTIFLAGGIIGTFHHLYFTGASAAVIALGAVFSALEVVPLTLVGYEAWENIRLTRATEKAPWIANYRWPIYFFVAVSFWNLVGAGVFGFLINPPVALYYMQGLNTTPVHGHTALFGVYGMLGLGLTLFCLRAMRPARPWKQGALKMSFWCINLGLAFMVLFSMLPVGLLQVWASIQYGTWYARSAEFMQAGPMNTLRWLRVPGDILFSIGAAAFAWFVLGLLTGHSFDNRGDGEVAGRSRAAQDELVTAGD
- a CDS encoding thioredoxin domain-containing protein, translating into MPVLRVCQSCKQKNRIPSSHLADTGRCGACKVPLPPLAEPLQVDNELFDEIVRDSRVPVLVDFWAAWCGPCRMAAPEVARVAADMAGHAVVLKVDTERYPELAGRFNVRGIPNFAVFHGGHLVKQQAGLVDHKVMEEWLRSAQINS
- a CDS encoding substrate-binding domain-containing protein; amino-acid sequence: MEHDDAQYPERKRSYTIQSIVRAVSVLNAFASTSEVLDLRNVTEKVHLNKGTTFRILETLVETGILERAGKQGYRSRIRTTRVKRFRIGYASQSHLLPFTAAVTDGLISAASAANMDLLVLNNKFSATAALQNADRFIAERVDLVIDSQINVSVAAQIAAKFSDAGIPFIAIDIPHPGAVYFGADNYKAGRMAGRYLARWTTKNWNGHAEQLILLGVDAAGSLLNTRLSGVVDGLCELLPIAQTIPNQHYDTKGGRFEATLNVMRKHLRRCKPRRTLIGAVNDTTALAALQAFREVGLEQQCAIVGQDASFQARETMRSASTRLVCTVAYFPETYGARLIEVANDILNHRPVAPAIFTQHQLVTPENVDKVYPNDAWMKDGPKSRV
- a CDS encoding D-lyxose/D-mannose family sugar isomerase, with translation MKRSEINIAIASAIEFFARHQFALPPFASWTRETWAELDEVSEFASRELGWDVTDFNSGNFESIGLTLFALRNGIPSKGNQCMYSEKIMHVRERQVTPLHFHYRKTEDIINRGGKGTGDLAVQLYNSTADGGLADTPVVVTCDGFRRHCKAGGTIFLRHGESITITPRLYHTFHAVGGPGLIGEVSTLNSDSNDNHFFEPIPRYPEVVEDEAPLRLLCTEYPVPQQLASQRVTNSQETNGKNS
- a CDS encoding PfkB family carbohydrate kinase, with the translated sequence MAKRYDVLSVGVAAVDDMLYVSDYPRPNVKTPLTAVERHGGGPACTAVAAVGTLQGRSAYIARFGDDELSTYIKSGLLRRGVDTAHIIHDADSAPYHSFIVVDRVGSRNVFFDASMFKPIAGEDIPESLIQSAEIVLLDHVADPALIQVAEKVRNLHVPILGDIEGQTEDALRMANLADYLIVPEEFACWASSTTNPREACAGLSRTGRLATVVTSGAEGCYYSLGSDATITHVPAFPVQAFDTNGCGDTFHGAFALGIARGFSPWEAITFASAAAAIKASAAGGRQRGWDALPTLEDILRFLGSLQRGSVPAELLKKIADLQLVATS
- a CDS encoding glycoside hydrolase family 3 C-terminal domain-containing protein, with the protein product MRIAPIALLVLAGFASGCLHGMAQTKAATAPLKQQLPWMNPVLDPDTRADLVIHEMTLDEKIQLVHGEGGVGYLLSGATLPKGHNLGAGYVPGIPRLRLPDINLADSAVGVRMGALQSRYATLLPSVLGMAASWDTTAAYLYGSVIGRELRDQGFNMSIGGGVNLIREPRNGRNFEYASEDPILSGVMVGELARGLQSNHVMGDLKHYVLNDQETGRESLNAVLNPRALRETDLLAFQIAIGIGQPAGIMCSYNRVNGDYACENDSNLNHVLKHDFGFKGWVLSDWGGTHSTVKAALAGLDQEQAGGWYFGAPLKEAVLKGQVPQSRLDDMVHRIVRSMFANGIVDDPPVRRVVDPFRGRDEAQKIEEESIVLLRNEGSILPLSRERIRSIAVIGGHADVGVLSGGGSAQVDPPGGNAIDPAHSTPLWTDTPVYFPSSPLRCVRELAQPETTITYDSGADLAKSARIAAAAQVALVFVDQWMAEGHDAETLSLPNRQDDLVTAVAAANPNTIVVLETGGPVKMPWALQVKGILEAWYPGIGGGQAIANVLFGRTNPSGRLPVTFPATEADLPYPQVTGLAGLKKNQGVDGKKASIVPEGFTLDYNGEGLTPGYRWFQVKNKQPLFPFGFGLSYTRFLYSGLQVDPAAKSVSFDLRNGGDRQGDEVAQVYVTLPAKSGEPFRRLAGWRRVSLAPGESQRVDIPLNPLYLSIFSVEDNAWHRLAGEYVVEVGTSSANLPLHASLVLSQAAPDDLKP